DNA sequence from the Parasphingorhabdus cellanae genome:
GAGTTCTGCCACACCTTTTTTGCGATTGGCCTGATCGAGGGTTTTCTCGGCATCAGTCAAAGCCATCAATATCCCGCCATCATCATAGCTTTGAATACGGTCAATCTGCACCTCTGGTCGGGCGATTTCAATAGGCGGCATTTCCACGGACAATGTCCTCGTCGTTTCATCCCAGCGAACATTTTCGGCATCCAGCTTGGCGAGATCAACCTCGTAACGCACCGATCCTGGCATGATCAGCGTCTTACGCGCCGACAGCCCCATGCGGCTCACTGTGGTCGTCACCGTCGCATTATAGCTGGCCGTGAAAACTGTAAGGCGGTTCTGTTCCCGCAACCCGTCGAGGCTCGCGCTAGCAATTGATACCGGATCGGGCGTGAAGTTGCTTTCAAACTTTGATAGCAACAGCCAGGATAAGGCGCCTAAGATCACCAACACTCCTGCCATAATTGCCAAGGGAATGGCGACGCGGCGGTTCACGAAGACATTTTCCATATATCACCGTCAACCGCTACAATCTCGCGATTCTGCAGGTCGATCAGATGCGCCCGCACGGACTGACCAGCTGCGCCCTTTAACCGTGGATCAAGGCCCTTATACATTTGCGTCACCATATCGGG
Encoded proteins:
- a CDS encoding DUF4230 domain-containing protein; translated protein: MENVFVNRRVAIPLAIMAGVLVILGALSWLLLSKFESNFTPDPVSIASASLDGLREQNRLTVFTASYNATVTTTVSRMGLSARKTLIMPGSVRYEVDLAKLDAENVRWDETTRTLSVEMPPIEIARPEVQIDRIQSYDDGGILMALTDAEKTLDQANRKKGVAELAKQAKNPLQMRLARDAARRAVESSFVLPLRAAGLDAKVDAFFAFERGAANTDRWDVSRSIKDVLADKEKQGAE